In a genomic window of Diorhabda carinulata isolate Delta chromosome 8, icDioCari1.1, whole genome shotgun sequence:
- the LOC130897472 gene encoding uncharacterized protein LOC130897472 yields MEDNMDEDLKLFIHTFESMPELWSSTDPNYMKKNKRMEALNKLLPLYKKIKPNAEISDVRKKINTLRSNFRKELKKIESSKRSGCGTEDIYTPSSWVFYALQFLDKIEQPFETHSSIDVENEEEEQAQETTNIIPEDDVITQPSTSINYNRKSKKQKKCNKQSDLLNLACEYLTKEKEGDYNLNLAKVWATKLQNLDASQKILAEKAINDILFEATMGNLHHNSVKINEPQSSCLHSSNPSQILNGTLPSPVHVPSTTTTSPQKIMILNNNNNYDPIDDNGISSKNNLKDYYHTFSE; encoded by the exons ATGGAGGATAATATGGACGAagatcttaaattatttattcatacttttgAATCCATGCCCGAATTGTGGAGCTCCACAGAtccaaattacatgaaaaaaaataaaaggatggaagccttaaataaattattgcctttgtacaaaaaaataaaacctaacGCGGAAATTTCCGATgtcaggaaaaaaataaatacattaagatcaaattttcgaaaagaacttaagaaaattgaatcttCGAAAAG gTCTGGATGTGGTACCGAAGACATTTACACTCCGTCGTCATGGGTATTTTATgctcttcaatttcttgataaaatcgaGCAGCCATTCGAAACCCACTCGTCGATTGATGTGGAAAACGAGGAAGAGGAACAG gctcAAGAAACTACAAACATAATTCCAGAGGACGATGTTATCACTCAGCCTTCgacttcaataaattacaacagaaaatccaaaaaacaaaaaaaatgtaataaacaatcAGATTTGCTGAATTTAGCGTGTGAGTACCTGACCAAGGAAAAAGAAGGAGATTACAATCTTAACTTAGCGAAAGTTTGGGctacaaaattgcaaaatttggaTGCGTCCCAAAAAATACTTGCCGAAAAGGCCATAAACGACATTTTATTTGAGGCTACAATGGGGAATCTGCATCACAACTCCGTTAAAATCAACGAGCCGCAATCTTCCTGCCTCCATTCATCAAATCCTTCCCAAATACTGAACGGAACCCTTCCTAGTCCAGTCCATGTCCCTTCTACCACCACCACTTCCccccaaaaaattatgattttaaacaataataacaattatgatCCAATCGATGATAACggcatttcatcaaaaaataacttgaaggaCTACTATCatacattttctgaataa
- the LOC130897470 gene encoding putative nuclease HARBI1 codes for MDRACLAIVIASAVVKKRKKRRIWVKDWLLERDRYTHLNLLNEIVVKNPADFKNYFRMSETTFLTLLDMVSPHIKKQDTNMRQSISPKERLAVTLRYLATGRNFADLKFSALISPAAISSMIIETCETLIYVLRDYIKLPLTEEEWLLTAAEFSKNCHFPTCLGALDGKHIAIKKPANTSSLYYNYKGHFSIVLMALVNANKEFIMVDVGANGRISDGGVLFYTKFWDLFLKKQLHIPPPTKLPGSEDYFPYVFVADEAFALHCNLMKPYPQKKCTKEQDTFNKRLSTARCVVENAFGILASRFGVFQKPINLGPDKATKITLACCYLHNYLKKESLNFSAQNEIESIDVGASLREEHSRNASDAKSTRDKYCTYFNLT; via the exons CCATTTAAACCTATTGAATGAAATAGTAGTTAAAAATCctgcagatttcaaaaattattttcgaatgagTGAAACAACGTTTTTAACTTTATTGGACATGGTTTCACCTCATATTAAAAAGCAAGACACTAATATGAGACAAAGTATCAGTCCAAAAGAGCGACTCGCTGTTACTTTGCGATACCTGGCGACAGGAAGAAATTTTGCTGACCTCAAGTTCTCAGCATTGATTTCCCCAGCAGCAATTAGTTcaatgataattgaaacatgTGAAACTCTCATCTATGTGCTTCGAGATTATATCAAG cTTCCCTTAACAGAAGAGGAATGGTTATTAACTGCAGCAGAATTCAGCAAGAACTGCCACTTTCCTACTTGTCTCGGAGCTCTTGATGGAAAGCATATCGCCATAAAAAAACCGGCTAATACCTCCTCtctgtattataattataaaggacACTTTAGCATTGTTTTAATGGCATTGGTCAATGcaaataaggaatttataatGGTGGATGTAGGAGCTAATGGTAGGATCTCCGACGGTGGGGTcctcttttatacaaaattttgggatttgtttctaaaaaagcaATTGCATATTCCACCTCCCACAAAGTTACCAGGTTCAGAGGATTATTTTCCTTACGTTTTTGTGGCAGATGAGGCCTTTGCTTTGCACTGCAACCTTATGAAACCATaccctcaaaaaaaatgtacaaaggaGCAAGATACTTTCAATAAACGACTGTCCACAGCTCGATGTGTAGTCGAAAATGCCTTTGGCATTCTCGCATCAAGATTTGGTGTGTTTCAAAAGCCAATAAATCTTGGTCCTGacaaagcaacaaaaattacactagCATGCTGCTATCTgcataattacttaaaaaaggaATCTCTAAACTTTAGTGCACAAAACGAAATTGAAAGCATAGATGTAGGGGCTAGTCTTCGTGAAGAACATAGTAGGAATGCAAGCGACGCAAAATCCACAagggataaatattgtacatattttaatcttacataa